TTGTAAATAGCCGTTCTGAATGTGATACAACTGTCACTTTAGGAAAGCATAAATTTAAATTACCTGTCGTACCTGCAAATATGCAAACGATTATAGATGAAAGAATTGCAACTTACCTAGCTGAAAACAATTACTTTTATATCATGCATCGTTTTCAACCGGAAAAGCGTATCTCTTTCATTAAAGATATGCACTCACGTGGATTAATTGCCTCAATCAGTGTTGGTGTTAAAGAAGATGAGTATGAATTCGTGCAGCAATTAGCTGAGGAACAACTTTCACCTGAATACATTACAATCGATATCGCACACGGACATTCAAATGCCGTAATTAAAATGATTCAACACATTAAAAAATATTTACCAGAAAGCTTCGTTATCGCTGGAAACGTTGGAACTCCAGAAGCAGTAAGAGAATTAGAAAATGCTGGTGCTGATGCAACGAAAGTAGGTATTGGGCCTGGTAAAGTTTGTATTACTAAAATTAAAACTGGTTTCGGAACTGGTGGATGGCAGTTAGCTGCTCTTCGCTGGTGCGCAAAAGCTGCAAGTAAACCAATTATTGCTGATGGCGGTATTCGTACACATGGTGATGTAGCTAAATCTATTCGATTCGGGGCGACTATGGTTATGATCGGCTCACTATTCGCTGGTCATGAGGAATCTCCAGGGGAAACAATCGAAAAAGATGGCAAGCTTTATAAAGAATACTTCGGTTCAGCTTCTGAATTCCAAAAAGGCGAGAAGAAAAACGTTGAGGGTAAAAAAATGTTTGTTGAACACAAAGGTTCCTTAGAAGATACATTAATCGAAATGGAACAAGACCTTCAATCTTCTATCTCTTATGCTGGCGGAACGAAGTTAGATTCCATTCGTACTGTAGATTATGTTGTTGTGAAAAACTCTATTTTCAACGGCGACAAAGTATATTAATTCGCAATTTCTATTTTTAGAAGGGCAAATAATTTATTCTTGCCCTTCTTTTTATTATATATATGTTCTTTTTTCTCTTATCCCTCTTTTACTCAGCTTCATGATCTGCTCTAAATCTTCCATCCTACATTCCCTTATCATATAAAATTCTCCTTACATGAAAATATTACTTACGTCGTCCAACAAATTCTCTAAAACACCCTATTTTCCTACCCAAGAAATAGATAAAAAATTCCAATTAACTGAATTTTCTAGTAGTATAT
The DNA window shown above is from Bacillus clarus and carries:
- the guaC gene encoding GMP reductase; translation: MENVFDYEDIQLIPAKCIVNSRSECDTTVTLGKHKFKLPVVPANMQTIIDERIATYLAENNYFYIMHRFQPEKRISFIKDMHSRGLIASISVGVKEDEYEFVQQLAEEQLSPEYITIDIAHGHSNAVIKMIQHIKKYLPESFVIAGNVGTPEAVRELENAGADATKVGIGPGKVCITKIKTGFGTGGWQLAALRWCAKAASKPIIADGGIRTHGDVAKSIRFGATMVMIGSLFAGHEESPGETIEKDGKLYKEYFGSASEFQKGEKKNVEGKKMFVEHKGSLEDTLIEMEQDLQSSISYAGGTKLDSIRTVDYVVVKNSIFNGDKVY